One window from the genome of Mauremys mutica isolate MM-2020 ecotype Southern chromosome 4, ASM2049712v1, whole genome shotgun sequence encodes:
- the LOC123369128 gene encoding caspase recruitment domain-containing protein 8-like yields the protein MNPEIVQGPDGNQETYRVHLPGAGSFRCSETELGFEVSAAVTVQYRYDSWDQHLREWSTPEWLVIGPLFNIQAEPATAVAAVHLPHVLCLAGGQADISQMRIAHVTDVGMTLEEPTGVRPFHAVLENPSFSLYGVIFICSSCLRIPVHSLVLIYQAVRLADTTLHIYLIPSDRSLEKVNENLEQHWGEPGSPATREQRGREISGQGSGEL from the exons ATGAACCCAGAGATTGTCCAGGGCCCAGATGGGAACCAGGAGACATACAG GGTTCACCTCCCCGGGGCAGGCTCATTCCGTTGCTCTGAAACCGAATTGGGATTTGAGGTGAGTGCAGCCGTGACCGTCCAATACAGATACGACTCCTGGGATCAGCATCTGAGAGAATGGAGCACCCCTGAATGGTTGGTGATTGGCCCTTTGTTCAACATCCAGGCAGAACCGGCCACGGCCGTGGCAGCCGTTCACCTCCCGCACGTCCTGTGCCTGGCAG GGGGACAGGCTGACATTTCTCAGATGCGAATCGCCCATGTCACTGATGTGGGGATGACCCTGGAGGAGCCAACGGGGGTGAGGCCATTCCACGCTGTGCTGGAGAACCCCAGCTTCTCCCTGTATGGAGTTATTTTTATCTGTTCGAGTTGCCTGAGAATTCCAGTCCACTCCCTGGTGCTGATCTACCAGGCAGTCCGGCTTGCAGACACAACCCTCCATATCTACCTGATCCCCAGTGACCGCTCACTAGAGAAGGTAAATGAGAACCTCGAACAGCACTGGGGGGAACCAGGCTCACCAGCCAccagggagcagagaggaagggaaatctcagggcagggcagtggggagttgTGA